DNA sequence from the Actinomycetota bacterium genome:
TCGCCTCGAAGACTCGGCACTCTCTCCTGGGGCCGCGGGGACACCCCCATCGCCTCGAAGACTCGGCACTCTCTCCTGGGGCCGCGGGAACACCCCCATCGCCTCGAGGACTCGGCACTTCCCCCTGAGGCCGCGGGGACACCCCCATCGCCTCGAAGACTCGGCACTTCCCCCTGAGGCCGCGGGAACACCCCCATCGGGTTCGTCGCTGGCGCTCCTCACCCACTTCCCCCTGAGGGGGAAGGAAAGAGGGGGCAGGGGATCAGCGTCCTTCGGTGAGCTCTTCGAGGGCCCGTCGCACGAACACCGGGACCATGCGCTTGCGGTAGCGAGAGGTGAGGTCGGTGTTGTGGAGGGGTCGGGCGAGTTTTCTCGCCGCCTCGGCCGCCTCGGCGATCGGGCCGGGACCGAAGGGCCGCCCGATCAACGCCTCTTCGGCGTCGGGAACCCGCAGAGGCGCGGAGGCGACCGCGCCGAGGACGATTCTGGCCGCGGTGCAGGTTCCCTCATCGTCGAGTCGGATGGCCGCGGCGACCCCGAGGATGGGGAAATCGACGCTTCCACGGCGTCGCAGCTTGTGGTAGGTCGCTAGCAGACCGGCGTCGGACGGGATGGTGATCTCGGTGAGGATCTCCTCGGGGGCCTTGGCGAGGTAGGCCATGCCGTCTTCGCGGTACAGCTCGTCGACGGCGATGTGCCGCTCCCCGCCGGGACCTACGAGCGTGACCGAGGCGTCGACGGCGACCATCACCGGTGCGAGGTCCGATGAGCTCACGGCCCAACAGACCTGCTTCGCCGGCGCCACCCAGCAGGTGTCGCCTCCGGCCTTGAGGCATGGCTTGGCCGCCTGCCGCCACAGATCTGGAACGTTGAGCCAGAAGCATCGGGTGTCGACGCAGAGGTTCCCGCCGATGGTGGCCTGGTTCCGGATCGAGGGTGATGCCACCTCGGCGGCGGCACGCGCCACCACGGGAGGCACCACATCGGAGGAGGCGATCTCGCCCAGCGTGGTCCGGGCTCCGATGCGAACCTTCCCATCCTCGATTCGGATCCCCACCAACCCGTCGAGGCGGTCGAGTGAGATCACGGTCTCCACGGTGAGCTGGCGCCGCTTGAGGTTGGGGAGCAGGTCGGTGCCGCCGGAGAGCACGACCGCCCGATCGACCTCGGCCAGCAATCTCGTCGCCTCCTCCACGGTCTCCGGCGAGGCCAGAACAAACTTCGGCAGGCGCATCATGAGATGCCTCCCGGAGAGTCCTTGGGCGGCTCGACTCGATACACCGGCGGGAACCGGTGGTCGGGGAGGGCGGTGGGACCGACCCGTCCCGAGCCTCCTCGAGCGAGGTCGGCGAGCGCCTCCAGCACCGTGTCGGGGCGCACCGGCGTCTCGTCGATCCGGATCCCCAGGGCGTCGTGCACGGCGTTGACCACCGCAGGGATCACCGGGAGCAACGGGCCCTGGCCCACCTCCTTGGCGCCGAAGGGGCCCTCGGGGTCGTCGGTCTCCACGAGGATCGACTCCACGGCCGGCATCTCGAGGATCGTCGGAATCTTGTAGTCGAGGAGCGATGGCCCCTGATGGAGGCCGTCGTGGAAGACGTGTTCCTCCATGAGAGCCTCGCCGAGGCCCATGTGCACGCTTCCCTCGATCTGGCCGACCACCAGCAGTGGGTTGATGGCTCGTCCGATGTCGTGTGCCAGCCAGACCCGATCCACGGTCACGAAGCCGGTCTCGGGATCACAGGTGACCTCGGCGACGCACGCCGAATACGAGTACGCGGGGGTGGGGCCGACGCCGGCGCCCCGGTAGCGACCGGCGATCCCGTCGGGGGGGCGGTAGCTCCCGGAGGTGACGAGGGTTCCGGAGCGGGCCTCGGCGAGCTGCACCGCCTCTTCCCACGAGACGCTCCGGGCGGGATCGTCGGCGGTGACGATCGCCCCGCCGTCTGCGGTGAGGGACTCCGAAGCAACGTCCAGTTTGATGGCGACCGCCTCGAAAACCAGGTCCCGCAGGCGCTCGGCGGCCTCGAGAGCCGCGTTGCCGGCCATGAAGGTGACGCGGCTGGAGTAGCTGCCGAGATCGATGGGTGTGAGGTCGGTGTCCGCGGTCACCACCGTCAGGTCCTTCGGGTCCAGGCCGAGGGCCTCGGCGACGATCGTGGCCAGTATCGTGGTCGAGCCCTGGCCGCAGTCTGTCGCCATC
Encoded proteins:
- a CDS encoding 4-hydroxybenzoyl-CoA reductase; its protein translation is MMRLPKFVLASPETVEEATRLLAEVDRAVVLSGGTDLLPNLKRRQLTVETVISLDRLDGLVGIRIEDGKVRIGARTTLGEIASSDVVPPVVARAAAEVASPSIRNQATIGGNLCVDTRCFWLNVPDLWRQAAKPCLKAGGDTCWVAPAKQVCWAVSSSDLAPVMVAVDASVTLVGPGGERHIAVDELYREDGMAYLAKAPEEILTEITIPSDAGLLATYHKLRRRGSVDFPILGVAAAIRLDDEGTCTAARIVLGAVASAPLRVPDAEEALIGRPFGPGPIAEAAEAARKLARPLHNTDLTSRYRKRMVPVFVRRALEELTEGR